The following are encoded in a window of Acropora muricata isolate sample 2 chromosome 6, ASM3666990v1, whole genome shotgun sequence genomic DNA:
- the LOC136920660 gene encoding uncharacterized protein → KEALSGRKTLNQIIAIVVIYIYIRTPVLCTEVLFQKPPREVYTPPLITIDGYQLNAVKFTYLGSVIANDATTTKDVDNRIAKASSSFGRLQKRVWQNHSLRLSTKIQVYRAAVLTTLLYGAETWVLYRKQVKPLERFHQRCLRSIMGIKWQDYITNEEVLARADTTSVEAMLMLRQLRWAGHATRMESSRMPKAVFYGELSQGKRDRGAPRKRFKDQLKRQLTQAGIDHSEWEALAEDREEWRGTIKTAADNFEEGRKTAGAEKRQRRKDSASQPVTDTTFTCPSCSRACRSRIGLHSQQRACRRASTSSQ, encoded by the coding sequence AAGGAGGCCCTTAGTGGAAGGAAAACACTAAATCAAATCATTGCCATtgtggttatatatatatatatcagaaCACCAGTGCTGTGCACAGAAGTCCTGTTTCAGAAGCCTCCACGCGAAGTCTACACCCCACCCCTCATCACCATTGACGGTTATCAGCTCAACGCAGTCAAGTTTACCTACCTGGGAAGTGTCATCGCCAACGACGCAACAACAACCAAAGACGTTGATAACCGCATTGCAAAAGCCAGCAGCTCCTTTGGTCGGCTACAGAAGCGCGTGTGGCAGAACCACTCCCTGCGCCTGTCAACCAAGATCCAGGTTTACAGGGCTGCAGTCCTCACCACCCTTCTCTACGGAGCAGAAACCTGGGTCCTCTACAGAAAGCAAGTCAAACCGTTGGAACGCTTCCATCAGAGGTGCCTGAGATCCATCATGGGCATCAAGTGGCAGGACTACATCACCAACGAAGAGGTCCTGGCGAGAGCAGACACCACCAGCGTTGAAGCCATGCTGATGCTCAGACAGCTCCGCTGGGCGGGACACGCCACGCGCATGGAAAGCTCCAGAATGCCAAAGGCCGTCTTTTACGGGGAGCTAAGTCAAGGCAAGCGCGACCGTGGTGCCCCCCGCAAGCGTTTCAAGGACCAGTTGAAGCGGCAGCTGACACAAGCTGGCATAGACCACAGTGAGTGGGAAGCACTGGCAGAGGACAGAGAGGAGTGGAGAGGAACGATTAAGACCGCAGCAGACAACTTCGAGGAGGGAAGAAAAACGGCAGGTGCAGAGAAACGGCAGCGACGAAAGGACTCCGCGAGCCAACCTGTGACCGACACGACATTCACATGCCCATCCTGCTCCAGGGCCTGCAGATCAAGGATAGGTCTCCACAGCCAGCAGAGAGCATGTCGCCGGGCATCTACCTCTTCCCAGTGA